A DNA window from Brassica napus cultivar Da-Ae chromosome C1, Da-Ae, whole genome shotgun sequence contains the following coding sequences:
- the LOC106381175 gene encoding R3H domain-containing protein 1-like, whose protein sequence is MCMRRKKDGNVANRVSSGGDIFIKILVCSSDGHQLDPESTATKRERPKTKIQKKDRERSYLWPPPPLRQTRNPFLVEALQNPRHRLTILRMELDIQKFFQSPDQLQFEFPPFPTSYLRLAAHRVAQHYGLVTTALDNGAGALDGSDNRILATRTAESRFPHVCLSEIPVKQPEDGRPEGFKIAIKARPTKRGSGCGGGVSGVQQSLQRSVEERKEEYDKARARIFNSPSSSDSEDSSSLQAPPLEGSNTCVNRNEPEVTAVNNNTSRVAIIRDREKDRYDPDYDRSYERYVVDPAYRYVRFMPNPMPMHMPFHDGGFLQMPRGHQANLHYGHPPAMSPFINSPVGYTPWPNSPAMNYAQSLHGPDTHLFRHPSASNP, encoded by the exons ATGTGTATGCGTAGGAAGAAGGATGGAAACGTAGCAAATCGTGTTAGTAGCGGCGGCgatatattcattaaaattttagtatgttCTTCTGATGGTCACCAGTTAGATCCTGAGAGTACGGCCACAA agagagagaggccaaAAACAAAGATCCAGAAGAAGGATAGAGAGAGAAGCTATCTATGGCCGCCGCCGCCGCTACGGCAGACAAGGAATCCTTTTCTAGTCGAGGCTCTCCAGAATCCTCGTCACCGTCTCACCA TATTGAGGATGGAGCTCGATATTCAAAAGTTCTTTCAAAGCCCTGACCAGCTTCAGTTCGAGTTCCCGCCTTTTCCAACGTCATACCTTCGTCTCGCTGCGCATCGAGTCGCTCAGCACTACGGACTAGTCACCACGGCTCTGGACAACGGTGCCGGCGCCTTAGATGGATCCGACAACAGAATCTTGGCGACGAGAACAGCCGAGAGCAGGTTTCCTCACGTCTGCTTATCCGAAATTCCGGTTAAGCAGCCGGAGGACGGTAGACCGGAGGGGTTCAAGATCGCGATCAAGGCTAGACCCACCAAGAGAGGATCTGGCTGCGGAGGTGGCGTGTCAGGTGTGCAGCAGAGTCTTCAGAGAAGCGTTGAGGAGAGGAAAGAGGAGTATGATAAAGCTAGGGCGAGGATCTTTAATAGTCCTAGCAGTTCTGACTCTGAAGACTCTTCGTCTCTACAAGCTCCTCCTCTTGAAGGGAGTAACACTTGTGTAAACCGGAATGAACCTGAGGTTACGGCGGTTAACAATAATACTTCCCGAGTTGCTATTATtagagatagagagaaagatCGGTATGATCCGGATTATGACAGGAGCTATGAGAGATATGTCGTGGATCCTGCATACAG GTACGTTAGATTTATGCCGAATCCGATGCCAATGCACATGCCGTTTCACGATGGGGGTTTCTTGCAGATGCCAAGAGGTCATCAAGCTAATCTACACTACGGGCATCCTCCGGCTATGAGTCCCTTTATTAATAGCCCGGTTGGTTATACACCGTGGCCGAACTCACCAGCTATGAACTATGCGCAGTCATTGCACGGTCCAGACACACATCTTTTCAG GCATCCTTCTGCAAGCAATCCCTGA
- the LOC106418472 gene encoding transcription factor MYBC1-like, which translates to MREDDTDWFTRWEQELPSPEELIPLSQSLISPDLALAFDIRLPNNSGQPHHHHHHHHSTPPPQLPSSQANSSAEFAADSADLGSGATAGAGDEPARTLKRPRLVWTPQLHKRFVDAVAHLGIKNAVPKTIMQLMSVDGLTRENVASHLQKYRLYLKRMQGLSSGGGGGSDPATDRLFASSPVPAHFLHPNRVPSSDHFMPSFVPIATLQQQQQMAAVAAAAAANAHLQPPQFHHCQISAAHYGSPTANGQFGSPPANGKFDQSFLARQTQQQQTLQRMSTPSLHSPVGNYVEDLESANAIGGRTVLTLFPTRDD; encoded by the coding sequence ATGAGAGAAGACGATACAGACTGGTTCACAAGATGGGAACAAGAGCTTCCCTCACCAGAGGAGCTCATCCCCTTATCCCAATCCCTCATCTCTCCCGATCTCGCTCTCGCCTTCGACATCAGACTCCCCAACAACTCCGGCCAacctcaccaccaccaccaccaccaccactccaCCCCGCCGCCGCAGCTTCCGTCCTCACAAGCCAACTCCTCCGCCGAATTCGCGGCGGATTCAGCAGATCTAGGCTCCGGAGCCACCGCCGGCGCCGGAGACGAGCCGGCGCGGACCCTGAAACGGCCTCGCCTCGTGTGGACCCCGCAGCTGCACAAACGCTTCGTCGACGCGGTGGCGCACCTCGGGATCAAGAACGCCGTTCCCAAGACGATTATGCAGCTCATGAGCGTCGACGGGTTGACCAGAGAGAACGTCGCGAGCCACTTGCAGAAGTATAGGCTTTACCTCAAGAGGATGCAGGGGCTATCTTCCGGCGGCGGAGGCGGGTCGGATCCGGCGACGGATCGGCTCTTCGCTAGCTCTCCCGTGCCGGCTCACTTTCTTCACCCCAACCGCGTTCCGAGTTCGGACCATTTCATGCCGTCTTTTGTCCCGATCGCTACACTTCAACAGCAGCAGCAGATGGCTGCGGTCGCCGCGGCAGCAGCGGCTAATGCTCATCTGCAACCGCCTCAGTTTCACCACTGTCAAATCTCAGCCGCTCATTATGGCTCTCCGACAGCGAACGGGCAGTTCGGTTCGCCGCCGGCGAATGGGAAGTTTGATCAGTCGTTCTTGGCGAGGCAAACGCAGCAGCAGCAGACGCTTCAGAGAATGTCTACACCGTCGTTGCACAGTCCGGTTGGTAACTACGTTGAGGATTTGGAATCTGCAAACGCTATTGGAGGAAGAACAGTCTTGACTTTGTTCCCAACTCGAGATGATTAG